The following are encoded in a window of Streptomyces sp. 11x1 genomic DNA:
- a CDS encoding vitamin B12-dependent ribonucleotide reductase, with translation MTETASGPARSSRAKGTKASKGLRIERIHTTPGVHPYDEVVWERRDVVMTNWRDGSVNFEQRGVEFPDFWSVNAVNIVTSKYFRGAVGTPQRETGLKQLIDRIVKTYTKAGEENKYFASPADAEIFEHELAYALLHQIFSFNSPVWFNVGTPQPQQVSACFILAVDDSMESILDWYKEEGMIFKGGSGAGLNLSRIRSSKELLSSGGNASGPVSFMRGADASAGTIKSGGATRRAAKMVVLDVDHPDVEDFIATKVKEEEKIRALRDAGFDMDLGGDDITSVQYQNANNSVRVNDEFMTAVENGTEFGLRARMTGEVIEKVDAKALFRKLAEAAWACADPGIQYDGVINNWHTCPESGRITASNPCSEYMHLDNTSCNLASLNLMKFLKDDGLGHQSFEVERFTKVVELVITAMDISICFADFPTQKIGENTRAFRQLGIGYANLGALLMATGHAYDSDGGRALAGAITSLMTGTAYKRSAELAAVVGPYDGYARNADAHNRVMKQHSDANGTAVRMDDLDTPVWAAATEAWQDVIRLGEKNGFRNSQASVLAPTGTIGLAMSCDTTGVEPDLALVKFKKLVGGGSMQIVNGTVPQALRRLGYQEEQIEAIVAHIADHGNVIDAPGLKQEHYEVFDCAMGERAISPMGHVRMMAAIQPWISGAISKTVNMPETATVEEVEEIYFEAWKLGVKALAIYRDNCKVGQPLSAKTKETEKAEITEKAEETIRTAVEKVVEYRPVRKRLPKGRPGITTSFTVGGAEGYMTANSYPDDGLGEVFLKMSKQGSTLAGMMDAFSIAVSVGLQYGVPLETYVSKFTNMRFEPAGMTDDPDVRMAQSIVDYIFRRLALDFLPFETRSALGIHSAEERQRHLETGSYEPTEEDVDVEGLAQSAPRQTDLKAVATPKAGAEVAVPAPKQAHTSAELVEMQLGIHADAPLCFSCGTKMQRAGSCYICEGCGSTSGCS, from the coding sequence ATGACAGAGACGGCGAGCGGTCCGGCACGGAGTTCCCGCGCCAAGGGCACCAAGGCGAGCAAGGGCCTGCGTATCGAGCGCATCCACACCACCCCCGGCGTGCACCCGTACGACGAGGTGGTCTGGGAGCGGCGTGACGTCGTCATGACCAACTGGCGCGACGGCTCGGTCAACTTCGAGCAGCGCGGCGTCGAGTTCCCCGACTTCTGGTCGGTGAACGCGGTCAACATCGTCACCAGCAAGTACTTCCGCGGTGCCGTGGGTACCCCGCAGCGCGAGACCGGCCTGAAGCAGCTGATCGACCGCATCGTGAAGACGTACACGAAGGCCGGTGAGGAGAACAAGTACTTCGCCTCGCCCGCCGACGCCGAGATCTTCGAGCACGAACTGGCGTACGCCCTCCTGCACCAGATCTTCAGCTTCAACAGCCCCGTGTGGTTCAACGTGGGCACGCCGCAGCCCCAGCAGGTCTCCGCCTGTTTCATCCTGGCCGTCGACGACTCCATGGAGTCGATCCTCGACTGGTACAAGGAAGAGGGCATGATCTTCAAGGGCGGCTCCGGCGCCGGCCTGAACCTCTCCCGCATCCGTTCCTCCAAGGAGCTGCTCTCCTCCGGCGGCAACGCCTCCGGTCCGGTCTCCTTCATGCGCGGTGCCGACGCCTCCGCAGGAACGATCAAGTCGGGCGGTGCCACCCGTCGCGCCGCCAAGATGGTCGTCCTGGACGTGGACCACCCGGACGTCGAGGACTTCATCGCCACCAAGGTGAAGGAGGAGGAGAAGATCCGCGCCCTGCGCGACGCGGGCTTCGACATGGACCTGGGCGGCGACGACATCACGTCCGTCCAGTACCAGAACGCCAACAACTCGGTCCGCGTGAACGACGAGTTCATGACGGCCGTGGAGAACGGCACCGAGTTCGGCCTCCGCGCCCGTATGACCGGCGAGGTCATCGAGAAGGTCGACGCCAAGGCGCTGTTCCGCAAGCTCGCCGAGGCCGCGTGGGCATGCGCCGACCCGGGCATCCAGTACGACGGTGTGATCAACAACTGGCACACCTGCCCGGAGTCCGGCCGCATCACCGCCTCCAACCCGTGCAGCGAGTACATGCACCTGGACAACACGTCCTGCAACCTCGCCTCGCTGAACCTGATGAAGTTCCTCAAGGACGACGGCCTCGGTCACCAGTCCTTCGAGGTCGAGCGCTTCACCAAGGTCGTCGAGCTGGTCATCACGGCGATGGACATCTCCATCTGCTTCGCCGACTTCCCGACCCAGAAGATCGGCGAGAACACCCGCGCCTTCCGCCAGCTCGGCATCGGCTACGCCAACCTCGGCGCCCTGCTGATGGCGACCGGTCACGCGTACGACTCCGACGGCGGCCGCGCCCTCGCCGGCGCCATCACCTCGCTGATGACCGGCACGGCGTACAAGCGCTCCGCCGAACTGGCCGCGGTCGTCGGCCCGTACGACGGCTACGCCCGCAACGCGGACGCCCACAACCGCGTGATGAAGCAGCACTCCGACGCCAATGGCACGGCCGTCCGCATGGACGATCTGGACACCCCGGTGTGGGCCGCCGCCACCGAGGCATGGCAGGACGTGATCCGCCTCGGCGAGAAGAACGGCTTCCGCAACTCGCAGGCGTCCGTGCTCGCGCCGACCGGCACCATCGGCCTCGCCATGTCCTGCGACACCACCGGTGTCGAGCCCGACCTGGCGCTGGTCAAGTTCAAGAAGCTGGTCGGCGGCGGCTCGATGCAGATCGTCAACGGAACGGTCCCACAGGCCCTGCGCCGCCTGGGCTACCAGGAGGAGCAGATCGAGGCGATCGTCGCCCACATCGCCGACCACGGCAATGTGATCGATGCCCCGGGTCTCAAGCAGGAGCACTACGAGGTCTTCGACTGCGCCATGGGCGAGCGTGCCATCTCCCCGATGGGGCACGTCCGCATGATGGCCGCGATTCAGCCGTGGATCTCCGGCGCCATCTCCAAGACGGTCAACATGCCGGAGACGGCGACCGTCGAGGAGGTCGAGGAGATCTACTTCGAGGCCTGGAAGCTGGGCGTCAAAGCCCTGGCGATCTACCGCGACAACTGCAAGGTCGGCCAGCCGCTCTCCGCGAAGACCAAGGAGACGGAGAAGGCGGAGATCACCGAGAAGGCCGAGGAGACGATCCGTACCGCGGTCGAGAAGGTCGTCGAGTACCGCCCGGTCCGCAAGCGCCTCCCGAAGGGCCGTCCCGGCATCACGACCTCCTTCACGGTCGGCGGCGCCGAGGGCTACATGACCGCCAACTCCTACCCTGACGACGGTCTCGGCGAGGTCTTCCTGAAGATGTCGAAGCAGGGGTCGACCCTCGCGGGCATGATGGACGCCTTCTCCATCGCGGTCTCCGTCGGCCTCCAGTACGGCGTTCCGCTGGAGACGTACGTCTCGAAGTTCACCAATATGCGCTTCGAGCCGGCCGGCATGACGGACGACCCGGACGTGCGGATGGCGCAGTCGATCGTCGACTACATCTTCCGCCGCCTGGCGCTCGATTTCCTGCCCTTCGAGACGCGCTCCGCGCTCGGCATCCACTCCGCCGAGGAGCGCCAGCGCCACCTGGAGACCGGCTCGTACGAGCCCACCGAGGAGGACGTCGACGTCGAGGGCCTGGCGCAGTCGGCCCCGCGGCAGACGGACCTGAAGGCCGTCGCCACCCCGAAGGCCGGAGCCGAGGTGGCCGTGCCCGCCCCGAAGCAGGCCCACACCAGCGCCGAACTGGTGGAGATGCAGCTGGGCATCCATGCGGACGCCCCGCTGTGCTTCTCCTGCGGTACGAAGATGCAGCGGGCCGGCTCCTGCTACATCTGCGAGGGCTGCGGTTCGACGAGCGGCTGCAGCTGA
- the nrdR gene encoding transcriptional regulator NrdR, protein MHCPFCRHPDSRVVDSRTTDDGTSIRRRRQCPDCSRRFTTVETCSLMVVKRSGVTEPFSRTKVINGVRKACQGRPVTEDALAQLGQRVEEAVRATGSAELTTHDVGLAILGPLQELDLVAYLRFASVYRAFDSLEDFEAAIAELREEQGKRPDAHDEDVESAAGGRVESDRGSGGTVQVPVPANAAD, encoded by the coding sequence ATGCACTGTCCCTTCTGCAGGCACCCCGACAGCCGCGTCGTCGACAGTCGTACGACGGACGACGGCACGTCGATCCGCAGGCGCCGCCAGTGTCCCGACTGCTCCCGTCGTTTCACGACGGTGGAGACGTGCTCGCTGATGGTGGTCAAGAGGTCCGGCGTGACCGAGCCCTTCAGCCGTACCAAGGTCATCAATGGCGTCCGCAAGGCGTGCCAGGGCAGGCCTGTCACCGAGGACGCGCTCGCCCAGCTCGGCCAGCGGGTCGAGGAGGCGGTGCGTGCGACCGGAAGCGCCGAGCTGACCACCCATGACGTGGGGCTGGCCATACTCGGCCCGTTGCAGGAACTCGACCTCGTCGCCTACCTGCGGTTCGCGAGCGTCTACCGGGCGTTCGACTCGCTGGAGGACTTCGAGGCCGCGATCGCGGAACTCAGGGAAGAGCAGGGGAAGCGCCCCGACGCGCACGACGAGGACGTCGAGAGCGCGGCCGGGGGACGGGTGGAGAGCGACCGCGGGTCCGGAGGGACTGTTCAGGTCCCGGTGCCCGCCAACGCCGCCGACTGA
- the lexA gene encoding transcriptional repressor LexA, whose translation MTTTADSATITAQDRSQSRFEPVHAMNEATNHEGPKRALPGRPPGIRADSSGLTDRQRRVIEVIRDSVQRRGYPPSMREIGQAVGLSSTSSVAHQLMALERKGFLRRDPHRPRAYEVRGSDQASAQPTDTAGKPAASYVPLVGRIAAGGPILAEESVEDVFPLPRQLVGDGELFVLKVVGDSMIEAAICDGDWVTVRRQPVAENGDIVAAMLDGEATVKRFKREDGHVWLLPHNAAYEPIPGDDATILGKVVAVLRRV comes from the coding sequence GTGACCACCACCGCTGACAGTGCCACCATCACTGCCCAGGACCGCTCCCAGAGCCGATTCGAGCCGGTGCATGCGATGAACGAAGCCACGAATCATGAAGGGCCCAAGCGCGCCCTGCCCGGCCGACCTCCAGGCATCAGGGCGGACAGCTCCGGGCTCACCGACCGGCAGCGCCGGGTCATCGAGGTGATCAGGGACTCGGTGCAGCGGCGCGGATACCCGCCGTCGATGCGGGAGATCGGCCAGGCGGTCGGCCTGTCCAGCACGTCCTCCGTGGCGCACCAGCTGATGGCACTGGAGCGCAAGGGCTTCCTGCGCCGGGACCCGCACCGTCCGCGTGCGTACGAGGTCCGGGGCTCCGACCAGGCCTCGGCGCAGCCGACGGACACGGCAGGCAAGCCGGCCGCTTCGTACGTGCCGCTCGTCGGCCGCATCGCCGCCGGTGGCCCGATCCTCGCCGAGGAGTCCGTCGAGGACGTGTTCCCCCTTCCCCGCCAGCTGGTGGGCGACGGCGAGCTCTTCGTCCTGAAGGTCGTCGGCGACTCCATGATCGAGGCGGCGATCTGCGACGGCGACTGGGTGACGGTCCGCCGCCAGCCCGTCGCGGAGAACGGGGACATCGTGGCCGCCATGCTGGACGGCGAGGCCACCGTCAAGCGCTTCAAGCGCGAGGACGGCCATGTCTGGCTGCTCCCGCACAACGCCGCCTACGAGCCCATCCCGGGTGACGACGCGACCATCCTCGGCAAGGTGGTGGCCGTTCTGCGCCGCGTCTGA
- a CDS encoding ATP-dependent DNA helicase: protein MTKPSLHELLHAAVTAVGGTERPGQVTMAEAVAEAIDDGSHLLVQAGTGTGKSLGYLVPALAQGERVVVATATLALQRQLVERDLPRTVDALHPLLRRRPEFAMLKGRSNYLCLHRLNEGVPQDEEEGLFDQFEAAAPSSKLGQDLLRLRDWSQETETGDRDDLTPGVSDRAWAQISVSSRECLGATKCAYGAECFAEMARERAKLSEVVVTNHALLAIDAIEGAPVLPQHEVLIVDEAHELVSRVTGVATGELTPGQVNRAVKRAAKLVNEKVADQLQTAAEGFERIMELALPGRLEEIPEDLAYVLMALRDAARAVISAIGSTRDKSVQDEDAVRKQALAAVESVHDVAERISNGSEWDVVWYERHDRFGASLRVAPMSVSGLLREKLFADRSVTLTSATLKLGGDFNGVGASLGLAPEGAQGDALPQWKGVDVGSPFDYPRQGILYVAKHLSRPARDGDRADMLDELMELIQAAGGRTLGLFSSMRAAQLAAEELRVRIPEYPILLQGEETLGELIKGFAADPKTCLFGTLSLWQGVDVPGPSCQLVVMDKIPFPRPDDPLMSARQKAVEEAGGNGFMAVAATHAALLMAQGAGRLVRAQGDRGVVAVLDQRLATARYGSYLKASLPDFWYTTDRNQVRRSLAAIDTAAKDREEAEQREEAVKAEA from the coding sequence ATGACGAAGCCCTCACTCCACGAACTCCTGCACGCAGCCGTCACCGCTGTCGGCGGCACGGAGCGCCCCGGCCAGGTGACCATGGCCGAAGCCGTCGCGGAGGCGATCGACGACGGCTCCCATCTGCTGGTCCAAGCAGGCACCGGCACCGGCAAGTCCCTCGGGTATCTGGTGCCCGCGCTCGCCCAGGGAGAGCGTGTCGTCGTCGCCACGGCGACCCTCGCCCTCCAGCGGCAGCTCGTGGAGCGGGACCTGCCGAGAACGGTCGACGCGCTGCACCCCCTCCTGCGCCGCCGCCCGGAGTTCGCGATGCTCAAGGGCCGGTCGAACTATCTGTGCCTGCACCGGCTGAACGAAGGCGTACCGCAGGACGAGGAGGAGGGCCTCTTCGACCAGTTCGAGGCGGCCGCCCCCAGCAGCAAGCTGGGCCAGGACCTGCTGAGGCTGCGGGACTGGTCGCAGGAGACCGAGACCGGCGACCGGGACGACCTCACCCCAGGAGTGTCCGACCGCGCCTGGGCACAGATCTCGGTGTCGTCCAGAGAATGCCTGGGCGCCACGAAGTGCGCGTACGGCGCCGAGTGCTTCGCCGAGATGGCCCGGGAGCGGGCCAAGCTCTCCGAGGTCGTCGTCACCAACCACGCGCTGCTCGCGATCGACGCCATCGAGGGTGCTCCGGTTCTCCCGCAGCACGAGGTGTTGATCGTGGACGAGGCGCACGAACTCGTCTCCCGGGTGACCGGCGTGGCGACCGGCGAACTCACTCCGGGCCAGGTCAACCGCGCCGTGAAACGGGCGGCGAAGCTCGTGAACGAGAAGGTCGCGGACCAGCTCCAGACCGCCGCCGAGGGGTTCGAGCGGATCATGGAGCTTGCTCTTCCGGGCCGGCTGGAAGAGATCCCAGAGGATCTGGCGTACGTCCTGATGGCGCTGCGCGATGCCGCTCGCGCGGTGATCTCGGCAATCGGCAGCACCCGCGACAAGTCCGTCCAGGACGAGGACGCCGTCCGCAAGCAGGCTCTGGCAGCCGTGGAGAGCGTGCACGACGTGGCGGAGCGGATCAGCAACGGCTCGGAGTGGGACGTCGTCTGGTACGAACGCCATGACCGTTTCGGCGCGTCCCTGCGCGTCGCCCCGATGTCCGTCTCGGGTCTGCTCCGGGAGAAGCTCTTCGCGGACCGCTCCGTCACCCTGACCTCCGCCACACTCAAGCTGGGCGGCGATTTCAACGGGGTCGGGGCTTCGCTGGGACTGGCCCCCGAGGGCGCCCAGGGCGACGCCCTTCCACAGTGGAAGGGCGTGGACGTCGGATCGCCGTTCGACTACCCGAGGCAGGGCATCCTCTACGTCGCCAAGCATCTTTCACGTCCCGCGCGGGACGGCGACCGGGCGGACATGCTGGACGAGCTCATGGAACTGATCCAGGCGGCCGGCGGCCGGACGCTCGGACTGTTCTCGTCGATGCGGGCCGCCCAGCTGGCGGCGGAGGAGCTGCGCGTCCGCATCCCCGAGTACCCGATCCTGCTGCAGGGGGAGGAGACGCTCGGGGAGCTGATCAAGGGCTTCGCGGCCGACCCGAAGACCTGTCTCTTCGGCACCCTCTCGCTCTGGCAGGGCGTGGACGTGCCTGGTCCCAGCTGCCAGCTGGTCGTGATGGACAAGATCCCGTTCCCTCGCCCCGACGACCCGCTGATGAGCGCTCGCCAGAAGGCCGTCGAGGAGGCGGGCGGCAACGGCTTCATGGCGGTCGCCGCCACACACGCGGCTCTGCTGATGGCGCAAGGCGCCGGCCGTCTCGTAAGGGCGCAGGGGGACCGTGGTGTGGTCGCTGTACTGGACCAACGGCTCGCGACCGCGCGGTACGGCAGCTATCTGAAGGCCTCACTGCCCGACTTCTGGTACACGACGGACCGTAACCAGGTCCGCAGGTCGCTCGCCGCGATCGACACCGCCGCGAAGGACCGGGAAGAGGCGGAGCAGCGGGAAGAAGCGGTGAAGGCGGAGGCATGA
- a CDS encoding GNAT family N-acetyltransferase yields the protein MPPTDASTHATTDTDTDTGTASAPGNEDTLELRLTDDFLALLSEDTGSEDTFDSEDTDPCDGGTDAGQRGRPADGELLDHLADWGPVATPAGTLHLVPVRLGRDVPLISRWMNDSAVDSYWKLGGAEDVTANHLRAQLDGDGRSMPCLGLLNGAPVSYWEIYRADLDPLARHYPARPHDTGIHLLIGPVAQRGRGLGSTLLRAVADLVLDRRPSCARVVAEPDLRNFPSVSAFLSAGFRYATEVDLPDKRAALMCRDRLLRDLM from the coding sequence GTGCCTCCCACCGACGCGAGCACCCACGCGACCACCGACACCGACACCGACACCGGCACCGCCTCGGCCCCCGGGAACGAGGACACCCTCGAACTGCGCCTGACCGACGACTTCCTCGCGCTCCTGTCCGAGGACACCGGATCCGAGGACACCTTCGACTCCGAGGACACCGACCCGTGCGACGGCGGTACCGACGCGGGGCAGAGGGGACGCCCGGCCGACGGCGAGTTGCTCGACCACCTCGCGGACTGGGGGCCGGTCGCCACCCCGGCAGGCACGCTGCACCTCGTCCCCGTGCGCCTCGGACGGGACGTCCCGCTGATCTCCCGCTGGATGAACGACTCGGCCGTGGACTCCTACTGGAAGCTCGGCGGAGCCGAGGACGTGACCGCGAACCACCTACGTGCCCAGCTCGACGGGGACGGCCGCAGCATGCCCTGTCTCGGACTGCTGAACGGAGCCCCGGTGAGCTATTGGGAGATCTACCGGGCGGATCTCGACCCCCTCGCCCGCCATTACCCCGCCCGTCCCCACGACACCGGGATCCATCTGCTCATCGGACCAGTGGCCCAGCGTGGGCGCGGTCTCGGCTCCACCCTGCTCCGCGCCGTCGCCGATCTCGTCCTCGACAGAAGACCTTCCTGTGCCCGCGTCGTCGCGGAACCCGACCTGCGCAACTTCCCCTCCGTCTCCGCTTTCCTCAGCGCGGGCTTCCGGTACGCCACCGAGGTCGACCTGCCCGACAAGCGGGCCGCCCTCATGTGCAGGGACCGGCTGCTGCGCGATCTGATGTAG
- a CDS encoding IucA/IucC family protein — protein sequence MLPDHPTGPSHERGCPAPRQDTDSGRALTTSPDPDLGTDADLLHHPDPHTAAQAAAAENLLRCWVREHDLTPPQDHGGVLHIPLPATGTTLLAPVRYWSPTGWHRFGRPHLAGAPDTAPPVDAVTLAVLLTREATAGGTRGTTPRPRPRPRAAPTPHIQPTPHIERDPLDLVGSVADSARQVALFITERRAQPADDPARFLAAEQALLLGHPLHPTPKSREGLSEAEARLYSPELRGSFPLHWMAVAPSVLSTDSAWTERGRVVPAGRLTARLAGPDLPLPDGFTALPLHPWQLREVRHRPAVAALLDAGLLRDLGPHGAPWHPTSSVRTVHRTGAPAMLKLSLGLRITNSRRENLRKELHRGVEVHRLLRTGLAERWQAAHPGFDIVRDPAWLAGTAPDGDPLVGLDVVIRHNPFGPADDASCVAGLVAPRPYPDGEGHPDERLLMRSRLEEVVNRLAGRTGRSRGAVAVEWFLRYLEHVVRPVLWLDSEAGIALEAHQQNTLVLLDPDGWPIGGRFRDNQGYYFRESRRADLRSRLPGIGERSDTFVSDEVTDERFAYYLGINNVFGLIGAFGSQRLGDERLLLAAFRRFLADVATGPARLNTTLPARLLDSPVLRCKANLLTRLHGLDELVGPVDTQSVYVTLTNPLLP from the coding sequence GTGCTTCCCGACCACCCGACGGGGCCGAGCCACGAGCGCGGCTGCCCGGCCCCACGCCAGGACACGGACAGCGGCCGGGCCCTTACGACCTCGCCCGACCCCGACCTCGGCACCGACGCCGACCTCCTGCACCACCCCGACCCGCACACCGCCGCACAGGCGGCAGCGGCCGAGAACCTCTTGCGCTGCTGGGTACGCGAACACGACCTCACCCCTCCCCAAGACCACGGCGGCGTCCTCCACATCCCTCTCCCCGCCACCGGCACGACCCTCCTCGCGCCGGTGCGCTACTGGTCTCCCACCGGCTGGCACCGCTTCGGCCGCCCCCACCTCGCCGGCGCCCCCGACACCGCACCCCCTGTCGACGCGGTCACGCTCGCGGTCCTGCTGACCCGCGAGGCGACCGCAGGAGGCACGCGGGGAACAACCCCCCGGCCCCGACCCCGACCCAGGGCCGCGCCCACCCCGCACATCCAGCCCACCCCGCACATCGAGCGCGACCCACTGGACCTGGTGGGGAGTGTCGCCGACTCCGCCCGCCAGGTCGCTCTGTTCATCACCGAGCGCCGTGCTCAACCCGCCGACGACCCCGCCCGGTTCCTGGCCGCCGAGCAGGCCCTCCTCCTCGGCCATCCCCTCCACCCCACCCCGAAGAGCAGGGAAGGGCTTTCCGAGGCCGAAGCGCGCCTGTACTCACCTGAACTGCGTGGCTCCTTCCCCCTGCACTGGATGGCGGTCGCACCCTCCGTCCTGTCGACCGACTCGGCGTGGACCGAGCGCGGCCGTGTCGTCCCCGCCGGCCGTCTGACCGCGCGGCTGGCCGGGCCGGACCTGCCACTCCCCGACGGCTTCACCGCCCTACCCCTGCACCCCTGGCAGCTCCGCGAGGTCCGCCACCGCCCGGCCGTCGCCGCGCTGCTCGACGCCGGCCTGCTGCGCGACCTGGGCCCGCACGGCGCTCCCTGGCACCCCACCTCCTCCGTCCGCACCGTTCACCGCACCGGTGCCCCCGCGATGCTGAAGCTCTCTCTGGGCCTGCGCATCACCAACTCCCGCCGTGAGAACCTCCGCAAGGAACTCCATCGCGGTGTCGAGGTGCACCGCTTGCTGCGCACCGGCCTGGCCGAGCGGTGGCAGGCGGCCCATCCCGGGTTCGACATCGTCCGCGACCCGGCCTGGCTGGCGGGCACCGCACCGGACGGCGACCCCCTGGTGGGCCTGGACGTGGTCATCCGGCACAACCCGTTCGGCCCGGCGGACGACGCGTCCTGCGTCGCGGGCCTCGTGGCACCCCGGCCGTACCCCGATGGCGAAGGCCACCCCGACGAGCGCCTCCTCATGCGGTCGCGGCTTGAGGAGGTCGTCAACCGTCTCGCCGGGCGGACCGGGCGTTCCCGGGGAGCCGTAGCCGTCGAGTGGTTCCTGCGCTACCTGGAACACGTCGTGCGGCCCGTGCTGTGGCTCGACAGTGAGGCCGGGATCGCCCTCGAAGCGCACCAGCAGAACACGCTCGTCCTACTGGACCCCGACGGCTGGCCCATCGGCGGAAGGTTCCGCGACAACCAGGGCTACTACTTCCGTGAGTCCCGCCGTGCGGACCTCCGATCCCGGCTGCCCGGCATCGGCGAGCGCAGCGACACGTTCGTCTCCGACGAGGTCACCGACGAACGATTCGCCTACTACCTCGGCATCAACAACGTGTTCGGTCTCATCGGTGCTTTCGGCTCCCAGCGCCTCGGCGACGAGCGGCTCCTGCTCGCCGCCTTCCGCCGCTTCCTCGCGGATGTGGCCACCGGTCCCGCCCGGCTGAACACCACCCTGCCCGCCCGACTGCTCGACTCACCCGTCCTGCGCTGCAAGGCCAACCTGCTGACCCGCCTCCACGGCCTCGATGAACTCGTCGGTCCTGTCGACACCCAGTCCGTCTACGTCACTCTCACCAACCCCCTCCTTCCATGA
- a CDS encoding diaminobutyrate--2-oxoglutarate transaminase family protein, producing the protein MAVTESAVAPVGRDPERAGPRPAGEPARPRREHDGARAVRSGHGRIPWPQAARDSAARTYARSLPVVPVRARGLTVEDADGRRYLDCLSGAGTLALGHNHPVVLEAIRKAVASGAQLHVLDLATPAKDAFTTELLRTLPPELADRARVRFCGPSGTDAVEVACRLVRAATGRSGLLAFTGAHADLNTGALEAPATARDIRAPRLPYPQDYRCPFGIGGERGAELAARWTESVLDDADPGAPLPAGMLLEPVQGEGGVLPAPDGWLRRMREITAARSIPLIADEVRTGVGRTGRFWAVEHSGVVPDVMVLSQAIGGSLPLAVVVHRDDLDVWRPGTHATPFRGNQLAMAAGAATLAHVRENGLAERAATLGARILAQLRPLTERFACVGDVRGRGLMIGIEMVTPDAPPGPDETGPRPPAPSLATAVQRECLRRGLIVDLGGRHAGVVRLLPPLTITDDQTNAVLDRLTDAIASVAATAATRFPVHPALVRAGVPARTPGG; encoded by the coding sequence GTGGCGGTGACCGAGTCCGCGGTGGCGCCGGTGGGACGTGACCCCGAGCGAGCGGGTCCGAGACCCGCGGGCGAACCGGCCCGCCCACGACGGGAGCACGACGGGGCACGTGCCGTGCGGTCGGGGCACGGAAGGATTCCGTGGCCGCAGGCCGCCCGAGACTCGGCGGCGCGCACCTACGCGCGCTCCCTGCCCGTCGTTCCCGTACGCGCGCGCGGGCTGACCGTCGAGGACGCCGACGGTCGCCGCTACCTCGACTGTCTGTCCGGCGCCGGAACCCTCGCCCTCGGCCACAACCACCCGGTCGTCCTCGAAGCCATCCGCAAGGCGGTCGCCTCGGGTGCTCAGCTGCACGTCCTCGACCTGGCCACCCCCGCCAAGGACGCCTTCACCACCGAACTGCTCCGCACCCTGCCACCAGAGCTCGCGGACCGTGCCCGCGTCCGGTTCTGCGGCCCCTCCGGCACGGACGCGGTCGAGGTCGCCTGCAGACTGGTCCGGGCCGCCACCGGACGCTCCGGCCTGCTCGCCTTCACCGGTGCCCACGCCGACCTGAACACCGGGGCCCTCGAAGCACCCGCGACCGCCCGCGACATCCGGGCGCCACGCCTGCCCTACCCGCAGGACTACCGCTGCCCGTTCGGTATCGGCGGCGAACGCGGCGCCGAACTCGCCGCCCGCTGGACCGAGTCCGTCCTCGACGACGCCGATCCCGGAGCACCGCTGCCCGCCGGCATGCTCCTCGAACCCGTCCAGGGCGAGGGAGGAGTCCTCCCCGCCCCGGACGGCTGGCTGCGCCGCATGCGGGAGATCACCGCCGCCCGCTCGATCCCGCTGATCGCCGACGAGGTCCGGACGGGTGTGGGCCGCACCGGCCGCTTCTGGGCCGTCGAGCACAGCGGCGTCGTCCCCGACGTCATGGTCCTCTCCCAGGCCATCGGCGGCAGCCTGCCGCTGGCCGTCGTGGTCCACCGCGACGACCTCGACGTCTGGCGGCCCGGCACCCATGCCACCCCCTTCCGCGGCAACCAGCTCGCCATGGCCGCGGGCGCCGCCACCCTCGCTCACGTCCGCGAGAACGGCCTCGCTGAACGCGCCGCCACCCTGGGCGCCCGCATCCTCGCTCAACTCCGCCCCCTCACCGAGCGGTTCGCCTGTGTCGGTGACGTACGAGGACGGGGGCTGATGATCGGCATCGAGATGGTCACCCCGGACGCGCCCCCTGGACCCGACGAGACCGGTCCGCGCCCACCCGCCCCTTCCCTCGCCACCGCCGTACAGCGTGAGTGCCTCCGCCGTGGGCTGATCGTCGATCTCGGCGGCCGCCATGCCGGCGTCGTCCGCCTCCTGCCGCCCCTCACGATCACCGACGATCAGACGAACGCAGTGCTCGACCGGCTGACGGACGCGATCGCCTCGGTGGCGGCCACCGCAGCGACACGATTCCCGGTGCACCCGGCCCTCGTGCGAGCCGGAGTCCCCGCCCGCACGCCGGGCGGCTGA